The genomic region ACAGTCCCCccccaggcagcaccttccaaacccaccaccactccTGTCCAAATgggcaagggcaacagatacatggggataccacccccacccacacagagCGGGAGAACCCGGGACCCACTTCCCCCTGTGAAGTCAACACCAGCCATGTGTTTAAAGGGACGGGtagaacaaacaaggaaaatttagagcccaggaacaggcccttcggccctccaagcctgagcctatccaaatccactgtctaagcCAGTcatccaattcctaagcatctgtatccctctgctccccacctactcatgcatccgtccagatgcatcttaaatgaatctaccgggcctgcctctaccacctctgctggcaacgcgttcctgACgcccaccatcttctgtgtgccgtgtgtatcccccttaaacttttcacctctcaccttgaacgtgtgacctctcattactgaatccctCAACGTGggggaaaagcttgtctctatccaccctgtctatacccttcatgattttgtagacctcagtcaggtcccccccccacccccttttcctTTTATTATAATGAAAATGATCctaacctactcaccctctcttcatagctattaccttccataccaggcaacatcctcgtcaaccttctctgcaccctctccttaGCGTCCacctccttttggtaatgtggcgaccagaactgtacacagtattctaaatgcagccgaaccaatgtcttgtacagttttaacatgacctgccagctcttatactcaataccccgtctggtGAAGGCAAGCAGAGcatatgccttcctgaccactctatccacctgtgcagcaaccttcagggtacaatggacctgcactcccagatctctctgcccatcaacttttcccaaggctcttccgtttacaatATAGTTCActccagaattagacttcccaaaattcTTCAcctcatttgtctggattgaactccatctgccacttctctgcccagctctccagtctatctatattctcctgtattctctgacagtcccttatgctttctgctactccaccaatcttcatgtcatctgcaaacttgctgatcataccaacagtgccctcttccagatcatttatgtatatcacaaacaacaatggccccaacactgacccctgtgggacaccactggtcacctttctccattttgagaaactcccttcaactcctactctctctctcctgttgctcaaccagttctttatccacctcgctagaacaccctgcacaccacgtgacttcactttctccattagtctacaatggggaaccttatcaaacaccagactgaagtccatctacagcccttccttcaatGGGTAAATGGGATGTACTTCaccagcatggactgtttgggccaaatggcctggtcaTTCTCTTTACACCCAATGCCATCAATTTTCTGGGTTTGTGATGACAGGCATCTGGATTCCACACTGTATGCAGAATGTCCCACAAATTTTACCTCCAATCCCGGAAGGGAGCGACACTCTGGTTACGTTCCAGAGTATATCCATCACAGCTGTGTCTTCCCATCCCTTCAAACAGAGTTTTATAGTTATCTATAGCCACACGAGAGAAACTAATTAAAGGATAATGTTGACACGAATCTCCTGCCCAGAGACCTCTCCCCAGCGGCTACTTGTAAACTGGAAAAGTTGTGTTTGAGTATAATCCCCTTCTGTTAGTGAGTAACAGGAAAACAGTTGGTCAAACACAAATGCATGGCCAGTTTCCAAGACTAATACCTCAGGTGAAAggatcactacacacacactcactcacacgcacacacactcctcacgcgcacacacacacagtccttaCACAAACAATCCTCCATCACGCTTGCACACACTCCCCTCAGACTCCTCACAGACAACTGACACAGGCACTCTCCTCACAGacaactgacacacacacactcctcacagacaactgacacacacacacactcctcacagacaactgacacacacacacactcctcacaGACACGCACAGTCCTTACACCAACAATCCTCCATCACATACCCTCACActcctcacagacacacacacacacacacacacacacacacacacacacatacacagagtcATGACACAAACAATCCTCCATCACGTGTGCACacactcccctcagacacacacacacacgtgctcactcTTACAAATCACCTGCAGATTTCGGATCATGCGcagtttattttttctttctggAAGCTGACTGTATTGAGACCAGTCCGCAGATTGCTGCTTCTCAGGCTAACTCAGTGTaatggggacagtgagggaatggtAGCACAGGGGTTATATAGCTGGCCACGAACCCCAGCAACGTGAAGTaattgggttcaaatctcaccacagcagctGAAACTTGAAATTGcgttaaataaatctggaattgaaacctTATAATGACCAAACAGAAAGCTACCGTTGACTGTTGTAAaaccccatctgggtcactaatgtcctgctgggaaggaaatcttccatcctggtctggcctacatgtgactccagacccatagcaatgtgggtgactcctaactgccccctgtggcaattaggggtgggcaataaatgttctagctagtgatgcccacatcctgtgaatgctTAAGAAAAAAAGGGAGGAagttaaattacttacagtgtggaaacaggcccttcggcccaacaagtccatgccgactcACTGAaaagcaaaccacccagacccatttccctccacctaactctacgggcaatttagcatggccaatccgcctgacctacacatttttggactgtgggaggaaaccagagcacccggaggaaacccacgcagacatggggagaacgtgcaaactccacacagtcacctgaggtaggaactgaacccaggtccctggcgctgtgagacagcagtgctaaccactgtcaccgtgccacccattgggGTTGGGATCAGAGAGGGAGAGTCAGCTCCTCTGactgtgtagcactccctcaggaaTGTCGGACTAGATTGAGGTAGGAGAATGAAATCTCTCGATGTGCTACCTGAGGAGGGATTGAGGTGAAATGACGTGGAACTGGCTCAGAGTGAAGCTCTCAACGCCACAGAGCTGATTTCCCATACTCTTGTTAGGCATCACATTTTCATGCATTGCTCTGAAAAACGTTTCAAAGTCTAAGCGATGgctgatggttggcccttcagcGAACGACTTTCTGGATGTTGTTGTTCGGAGTCTTTGTCTTGTAAAAAATTAACTTAACCCttaatggagtcatacagcacagacccttcggcccacccagTCCCTGCCAaatataatctcaaactaaaccagtcccacctgcctgctgcaggcccatatctctccaaaccgtccctattcatggacttatccctTTATAACTTTACCCACGTTCGGacttcctctggaagtccatTCCATGCATGGACCACCTTCTGGTTTTaaaaattgcccccatgtctttggtaaatctctctctcctctctttaaaaaatatgccccccagTCTTGTAATTCCCCTAGCCTAGGGAACAGAGacctgccattcactgtatctatccccctcatgagtttataaacctctataaggtcacccctcagcctcctacgctcctgtgaaaaaaaactcccagcctccTCTTAGAACCCAAACCCTCTATacccagcaacaccctggtaaatctcccctgaacaTTCCAGTTTATTTAAATTAATGCTATGTTAATATAATGTTACATATAATTTATGTACTGTAATAAAGaatttgtgctgaaaatgtgttgctggaaaagcgcagcaggtcaggcagcatctaaggagcaggagagtcgacgtttcgggcataagcccttcttcaggaatgagaaacgtcgactctcctgctccttggatgctgcctgacctgctgcgcttttccagcaacacattttcagctctgatctccagcatctgcagtcctcactttctcctccaataaaGAATTTGTGTTTATATTATAATGTatcaattttgttttctctcagtaGGTGCATCAATGGATTGGTATTGGCTATGGACATGAGGAGATAAATAATGGCTCAATATGGGAACACGACAGTGCTCTATCAAGGCTTTGTTAATGGCGTCAGCAGCTCTACAACTAATAGCAGCCTACCCCATAACAACACCAACCCTGTACTATGTCCATGGAAGCCTACCAACTCGTCCATGGCTGTCGCTATTCCCAGCTTCTCAATGACTCTGGGCGCCTTGTCCAACATCATCGCCCTCGTCATCCTCATCAAATCCTACGCCCGGTTCCGCAGGCGGTCCAAGGCCACCTTCCTGCTCTTCGCCAGCAGCTTGGTGCTGACCGATTTTGTCGGGCATGTCATCCCTGGCGCGCTGGTCCTGCGGCTCTACTCGGAGAACATCGTCAGCGCTGGGCCCATGTGCCAGTTCCTGGGCGGCTCCTTGGTGTTCTTCGGCCTGTGCCCGCTCTTCCTGGGCTGCATCATGGCGATCGAGCGGTGCGTGGGCGTCACCAAGCCCCTGTTCCACTCCGCCGTGGTGACCCCCACCAGGAGTAAGCTGGCCGTGCTCTGCCTTTGGCTGACTGCCGGGTTCGTCGCTTTCCTGCCCTTTCTGAACTTCGGCCGATATGGCATTCAGTGCCCAAGGACCTGGTGTTTCATCCGCCTGCAAGGCCCTGCCCAACACTGGACAGAGGATGCCTTTGCCCTGCTCTTCTGTCTCCTGGGAGTGATGGCCCTGTTAGTCTCACTGGTCTGCAACACTATCAGTGGAGTGACCCTCATCCAGGCCAGGATTAAGAAGCAGAATTGCAACCGTAGAGCAAAATCCCACGACATCGAAATGGTCATCCAATTAATTGGGATCATGATGGTGTCCTGCATCTGCTGGAGCCCTCTTCTGGTGGGTATTGGCATTACAATTCAGCATGGCATGAGttggagggggcgggggggggggtcaggggagggcaggtggtggtggtgaggataAGCGACAGAATTCCAGAGCTCAGGGTctgggctggaggaggggacagagatggggagggggtgtaggggttggaggaggggacagagatggggagggggtgtaggggttggaggaggggacagaggtggggagggggtgtaggggttggaggaggggacagtgatagggagggggtggaggggctggagggggttacagagatagggagggggtggaggggctggaaggggttacagatttagggaggggctggagggggttacagagatagggagggggtggaggggctggaggaggggaccgAAGGGGGAAGTTAAAGCTGAGTTTAATATCGGGAGGTTATGGAACAGAGACCTTTTGACTCAGATGTGTAACACTGTGAAGTTTGTCACAGTCGCCAGTGTGGGTTAAGGTGTTTCACACGCTTGCCTCCATTGCTCActctgagtgtaggagttgggatgttacgctgaggttgtacaggatgttagtgagttctcttctgcaatactgtgtccagttctggtcaccctgtcacaggaaggttattattaaactgagagagtgctggaaaaatttaccaggatgttgagaTATAAAAACAGACTGGAAACACTGGGactctttttccctggagcgttggagactgaggggtgaccttattgaggtttataaaatcatgaggggcagaggtaAGGTGAATGACCTTTTGCCTAGTGTGGGGGGAGTTCAAACTAGGGACATGTTttcaaggtgaggggaaagatttaaaagggacacaaggggccagttttgtttttaagagggtggttcatgtgtggatccacgttccagagaaagtggtgaatgtggaTAGTGAAACAACTCAAagccatttggataagtccatgactgggaaaggtttggagggagatgggccaggagtaggcaggtgggactagtttaatttgggattagggtcagcgtggacaggcTGCTGTGAAGAGAAACTGAATTAAGTTTTGTTTATTTTCGTCGTTAGAAGCCCTGAAGTGTTTTGTTTGATGCGGTTGCTTCATTATCGTGACACAcattagtgggcagcacagtggcacagcggttagcactgctgcctcacagcgcctgagacccgggttcaattcccgactcaggcgactgactgtgtggagtttgcacgttctccccgtgtctgcgtgggtttcctccgggtgctccggtttcctcccacagtccaaagatgtgcgggtcaggtgaattggccatgctaaattacccgtagtgttaggtaaggggtaaatgtaggggtatgggtgggttgcgctttggtgggtcggtgtggacttgttgggccgaagggcctgtttccacactgtaagtaatctaatcgaatcacTCACGGCAATGTACAGGCTGCTGTTTGAAATGGCCGCGGTTTGGGCTTTGAATATCTTCGAGAGGCTGGGAGGAGGATGCCCTTGTGTAGCATAAGCActgacaagatgggctgaatggccgtgCGGCTAATGTATCTTCCCTTCGCTGTTTGGTCCCCAGGTGACCGTCGGCCTGAACAGCATCCGGGCTATCAAGGAGCTGTCCTGGTTGAGCTTCCTCGGCGTGCGGATGGCATCCTGGAATCAGATCCTGGATCCCTGGGTGTACATCCTGCTGCGGAGGGCAGTCCTGAGGAAACTTTACACCATGCTGGTAAGCAAGACAGACTTCAACAAGAGCAAGTTTGACCGCTGGGAGATCAGCTCCTTTCAGAGTTCGGAGCGCAGCGTCATCAACAAATACTGAACGGGGTCACCTGATGAAGATGATGGGAAACCGAAGACGTTGATGAtgagactccccccacccccccaagccacCCTGAGAGGAACATCAGGCTGCTTCAGCTGGCACTGGAGGAAGCTGATATCTTGAGAACAAGACTTTTGCTCTCTCGGGGTCCTCTCGAGTTGCTGTCTGTTAATGTCCCAGCAGAAATTTGTTGGTCATTTTAACCCATTGGGATATGATTCCAATCACCATGCCCTGTGGATTCAGTCTGAAAATGGATCAAACACACCTGGAGTTCCAGAAGATTAGATCCAGCGCTATTCTCAAGAATGTGCACAAACTGACCAAGGGTGTGGTCAAGCCATCTCTTCCAACCAACACTGGAGAATCAACGAGAACATTGCTTTGGGGTCAAGTGAGATTTGAGGAGGGCGGGTGTGACCTGGTAACAACAGGCAGGGTGGGCAAAGGTCATGGGAACGATGACCCCAAAGAGCCCTCAATGCGATGGTCAAGCGAACGTTCGGCTCTACTGGGAGCTCATGGGTGGAGAGTCCAGAATTGCTTTGGTGCCTCTTCACTCGGCTGAGAGTGCTGGTTTGTGGTTGGACAGAAGtccctctctgtgtgaaaagttgacTCCTTGGATTTGTTGGGGCATTGTGGGGAGGGGAAGGCAGTTTGTTGGCAGCTCCAACACCATCCTCCCTCTTTCActtgggtgggggggaaggaatTTCAGGGAATGTCTGACTTGGGCAGAACTGCCCTGCTCTCTTGGAGTAGGGAAAAGGGGATGGGCAACTGTGTGGTGGGGTGTTAGAGCACCCAACAGCAGCAAACTATTACCAAGTGGTTACAATGCCAGGGAGAGTCCTTCCTGTCTGCTTGTGTGCCTGTCATCGGTGTTTGATGTTGCAGTTGTGTGACCAAAGCTTTCCCTTATCCTGCCTGCATGCCTGGAGACTGTCAGATCAACGGCTGGCTGCTGTAGAAATCTCCACCATTAGAAGATCTGGAACCACCCTCTCGTGCTGTGGTGTGAGTCACACTGACTGCCTGCATGACACTGATGCGCTGACCAAGCCAATCTCCTTTTCATTGTTTGGGAGTTTACTGTGGTTGCTTGAAGTCTGTATTTTGTCAGAATGCTGCCTTTTCATTGTTGGTAGTTCCTGAGCTTTGCTGCCCCCTGGAGGGGCATCTCTGGCTTCTCGTTTGGATGGTCATAGAAAAGAGGCATTCCTGTGACATTTTTTTCAttccaacctccccatctctctgGTAGAGGGCCCAGTCCCTATCTCCCTTCCCCctaaccttatcccagtccccaCTTCCTTTCCCctactccccccaccttatcccagtcccaacctcccAACTCTGCaacgccctcttgacctgtccaccttccttcccacatatctgctctgaccctatcatcatcatcaccacccccccacctccctttGTCTATCccatttccagctaccttcttcccccagcctcaacccaccctcccatctatcCCTCAGCCCCCAGGGCCCagaatcctcattcctgatgaagggcttatgcctgaaatgttgactcccctgctcctcggatgctgcccgaccggcCGTGCTCTTCCAACGCCCACTCTCTGACCCTGTTTCTTTTTGAGTTGTACTAAACGTACCCCGGAGCAAAAGGTCCCCAAACGGGCTGAGTCTGGGCTGGTCTGAAACCATCAATGGGACACTATTCCTGCAAAACCCCATTCAGTAGTAACCTCTTCACGCAGAGCATGGGGAGAAGAGGGGTCTGGGAAGGGGTTAAGCTGTATATACTCCATTCAAAGTCAACATAGTGCCTCagtagcaagagagagagaggtggacaacTGGTGGTGAGCAGAGGagtcacccccccccctccccaggtggatttgagagagagagtttctctcatgggggggggggagatctccacccaaggcaggaatcgaacctacCCCTGTTGGTATCACGAGCcggctgtccagccaactgagctatggGGAAGCTGGTGCGAGGGTGAAGGAGGAATGTCAAACGCCGAGAGCAGACTGGCTAAACCGCCTCGTTCTGGGCTTTGCGCTGTCGATACAAATGCACAAGCCTCACCCGGGACCCCCTGTGCCTCTGGTAGTGAAAGAGTTCACTCTGCAAGGACCTTTTGACGGTTAACAGTACCATCCCTTCCCGGTAGGTTGCAGTCATCCTGACCTGCAGTCACCTCCCAGAAGGCTCAGCAGCTCCAGGTGGACGCTCGGTGTGTGCTGCTGACGAAGAGTGGTCTTCAGGTGGGACACACCCACACCATCCTATGGCTCTAGTTCCAAAAGGAACAGGTGTCCTGTCCAATATTCCCAGCCAGCATTCATCACATCAGTGCTTGTGGGATCTggctcaggccattcagcccacaccaaccctccgtgttaaccctgcattttccccatgactaatccacctagcctacacacccctggggtAATTTTAGTccagccaatccacccgaacctgcacatctctggactgtgggaggaagccccgtacagacgtggggagaatgtgcaaactccacacagtcacccgaggctggaattgaaccggggtccctggcggTGTGAGCCGTGCACAGAGGGCCATGAAAAGGGGCTACCAaacccttccttccctccctttccCAAGATGACACTGACTTTGCGAAATGGAGGAACCGGTAGAGGCAGGTATAATCTTTCGGGACGGAGGCTAGGTATAATCCAAAATAATATCACTAAAAGTAAATGCACTGACCACTTTCTAGAACAATCCAGAACTCATAGCCTTGCCTAGCAATCGCACAGTCTGAAGGGGTTCGGTCTTAAGCTACAATAACTGTTGGCAATAGACTCCTTGATTAATTGCACTTTACTTTTTTAGTGGCACTTCAGTGAATGATCGTTTTATTATTTGCTGAGATCTCCGTACTGTTTATTTTTGTGGCAATCTTCAGGAATGCAGAGAATAGCTCagctgagagaattttaaaagtaTGAATATTAAATGATTGTATTTAAGAATTATTGTAACTTTTGAACCATGTATTTTTGTATTGTGGTCTTTACAGTCAGTGTTTTTTGATGTGATTGAATTAAAAATTGATGTTCGTACAGAGTTTGCACTGAATGTCGACGTGACGGTGTGGGACGggaaagaggggggggggggtggtgtagcGAGCAGAGTGGAGGGGGAGCTTGAGGGAGGAGGGCAGAGCACAGAGTTTGTGGAGTGAGtcaggttggaggggtggggaaggggggtgtcagtggagggggagttgaggagGAGGGAAGGGAGTAGGAGTCTGAGgagggatagggtgaggggagaTGTAGGTACAGGGTGATAGGTGGGTGGAGGAGGCATGGGAGAGGTCGAGGAGGGAGTGGCTGGAGctgagaggagggggggggaaggagaggggaagatGAGGGTGGAGGAGGAGATGGGGATGGGAAGGTGTATGAGGGGAGAGAAATGAATTGGATTTGGCCATGATGATGTTGGTTCAGTTTGATTGGAATACTCTCCCTGGTGCAGATCAGGACCTAATGCCTGAATTAGACTTACGACCAGAGGTGTCTCAGCCTCACCCCCCAGGGTCAACCAGATCCTAGCCCACAGGAAGTCTGAGCTTCCCCCGTACTCCCACAGCCATTGACTCTctcacagaggcagagagaggggtgaaggACTGGTGTGTTTCTGGAAGACTTTAATGGAATTAAAGTTCAGCACCTTTTATTGTCCATTTTAAATTCACAGCAGATAAGGTTTTCCTTTTCTCTGACACGTTAGAGCAAGAAGTGACTTCTAGATTTTTATAAGTGTCTGATGATGACAGAATGGGAAGGTCCATCTCAATCTGGTAAAACAGGCACCACACACTGTCAGACATCACAATTCTGACTCTTTCGACCAACAATCTCTACTTGGACAActttcatcagagagagagagtacatgGGGGAGAGAGTGACACTGACTGAGAGGAGCAGAAatggaaagagaggagagagacagagagggaaaggaaggctgggagagagggagggacagatacACAATGCCAAAGAGAAGGGGAGAGTGAGACAGggacagaaacagacagacagtcagacagagagagagacacagacacacacagacatgaacacagagggacagaaagagataTATTTGTCCAGGTGGATTGGAGTCACGGTGATAAACCCAGGCCTGGAGATGGCGGTTACACGTCCACTTCCACAGTATGATCTCCAGCAGGAAGGCACAGTTCATCATCAACGTATTCCCTTACCCAATCAAATGGCCTCATTGCAACATCtctttgaaatatgaaataagaaCATGTCCAGAGAAAGTTCAAGTTAAACCCTTATTTTTGTTGCGTGGATCCTACACTTGTCCCCATCACAGCTACAGCCTGGACTGTAAGCTCAACTTGCTAAAGAATCTGGGGCACTCTGAGTTGGAGAGTGAGCCACACTCCCAGCTGACATGTCTAACTGACACTGAGGCCTGGGGCCTACTGAGGAGCACATCCCAAGCCCAGTGGGGGCTGTCAAGGTGACACAACGCAAGAGGGTCAATTGTAGGGCAGAGGGAAGTCACAGACATTGATCTTCTCAAGGGGATGAACGGCTGTGaacacaaggatgagaattttcaaTCTGAATGGTTTGGAGTTGGGATTGGAGACAGCAAAATGTAGGTCAGAAAGATTATGCCTGATCTTTACCCAAAAGATCTGCGAGGTTGGTGAGTGAGACCCCTTTTTATCAGACCCCAAACCTATTCCTTGTCTCACACGATATATTTCAGTTTGTAATACACGGCTGGCCACCAAAATGAATTCTAAAATGGTCAGAAATCAAGCTGGATGAGATGTTGGGATTAGACACACAacgtttccctcaatattgaccaTTGAAATTCTTTCGAGAATACCATACTCTGTAAAACAAGGTTTGGAATTGTGTTCGGCGTGGACtcgttggatcgaagggtctgtttctgtgtataactctCTGACTCATACCTAATAAAGCAGGAAAGGTCTTTTTCTGTCTCCAGGGACCAGGCCTTTGGTTCGGTTTAGTCACACTGTGAAACACTGAGCTACTTGCCCGCATCTGAATGGATGGCAGTCATCGTGTCCAGGGCTGAACTCGCACTCACACACGTACCTTTATATATACACAAACCCACACAAGCATGCACCCAATGCCCACACAGTAACCATGGCAATGGACAGGCGTGTTTACTCCTGGTGTACCTGTAGAGGGTACCGGGTCATGCCTGCCAAAACCGAGCCTTGGGAACGTGGGGTCAGAGTTCAAAAAAAAAAGCGGGAGTGAATGCAGAATCCACAAATAGCGTGCCACTTTCCAGCGAGGGTGAAAGCTAACAGGTCTTCCCTTGGTGGTGTGCAAAAGGCTGCCTTCCCCAAGACCGTGACCCCGTAAGTCTTTGACCTCTGAACCCCGCTGCTCAGTTGTAGAGATCGTCATCCCCCTCTTCGCgatacaagttccctccactccctccgtcaCCGCTCCCCTGGCCGCCACTCGGATTGCTGGACGGAAACCTGAAAGAGGAAAGGAAATGGATGGGGAGTTGGGAAAGATTAGGAATATTGATGGAAAAGACAGATGGGTCGCTAGATCTTTTCCTCTTGCCCTCATCAGGACACATGTCAAATTTCAAACCATCGCAGCAGTTTAAACCGCAGGAGAAACAAGGGTGCTAACTGGTTGGCTTAATTCGGactgctttctccatggcaacacctcaacCAATCGGAACCATAGGTTCCCCAAGCTTCTGGATAAATCAAAGTGCAAGGCTTGGACACGTCCCTTTTGTTTCCAGAGGatgtatccctgaatgtgatAGTTCATTACTAATGACTCATGTATAATAGAGATAATAGTGATGTTCATGATATTACAACACGATCTCTCCAGGAGAGCTGCAAACAACAATCCCATCAACTTTTGCAAATCCTCCTTGAAAATGTTATTGCATTGTCCAGCCAGTGCTTCGACAATCTACATGTACATTAAAATGCTGCGGGTTTGGGTTAAAATGATATCTTCAAACCAGACCAGTAAGGGTTCGTTGTCATGGCAATGAGAAATTGAAACAAGGTAGAAAAATACATGTGAACATTCCTGGCTGccatagttgtgggtatgttcgctgagctgggaagttaatCTGCAGACATTTCATCGCCTTttgaggtgacatcctcaatacTGTGGAGGCTCCTGTGTggcactgctgtactgtgtcaCCTGGAGTTTATTTGGTCCTGTTCCTGCTGTTTCTGGTTGTTtgttgtagtggccggtatattgggtctaggtctctgtgcttgttgatagagtccgTGGATGAtggccatgcttctagaaattctccgGCTGCCCTCTGTCTTTGATCGTTGTGTTGTCCCTGTCCAGTTTGttgtccttgtcatctgtgtgtgtggctactagggacaacTGCTCACGGCGTtcagtggctagttggtgtttataGATGTGGATTGCTAGTTCCCTGCCTATATTAGTATCTCAT from Hemiscyllium ocellatum isolate sHemOce1 chromosome 45, sHemOce1.pat.X.cur, whole genome shotgun sequence harbors:
- the LOC132836027 gene encoding prostaglandin E2 receptor EP1 subtype-like produces the protein MAQYGNTTVLYQGFVNGVSSSTTNSSLPHNNTNPVLCPWKPTNSSMAVAIPSFSMTLGALSNIIALVILIKSYARFRRRSKATFLLFASSLVLTDFVGHVIPGALVLRLYSENIVSAGPMCQFLGGSLVFFGLCPLFLGCIMAIERCVGVTKPLFHSAVVTPTRSKLAVLCLWLTAGFVAFLPFLNFGRYGIQCPRTWCFIRLQGPAQHWTEDAFALLFCLLGVMALLVSLVCNTISGVTLIQARIKKQNCNRRAKSHDIEMVIQLIGIMMVSCICWSPLLVTVGLNSIRAIKELSWLSFLGVRMASWNQILDPWVYILLRRAVLRKLYTMLVSKTDFNKSKFDRWEISSFQSSERSVINKY